A genomic stretch from Erwinia sp. E_sp_B01_1 includes:
- the tssL gene encoding type VI secretion system protein TssL, short form, with the protein MNKAETSNIERIFYPGWLMASQLRGGQEVRDGKGLYRRACRLVQDARSALTGAGYSDTSRDHMVYALCALLDESVMNRGSTDDGYLTWRRDPLQAHFFGTLNAGEELWERIRNLLKETAPDPAVLTCLYRTLQLGFVGQYRAQDDERREDVVRTLGERVPAFQLAQEASVIARASRLRSGRRGYWLSWIAGAAVLVVLWFFLSSSLTDLVSQIVRPE; encoded by the coding sequence ATGAATAAAGCCGAAACCAGCAATATCGAACGTATCTTTTATCCCGGCTGGCTGATGGCAAGCCAGCTACGGGGCGGCCAGGAAGTCCGGGACGGGAAAGGGCTTTATCGTCGTGCCTGTCGTCTGGTGCAGGATGCACGTTCCGCACTGACCGGGGCGGGTTACAGTGATACCAGCCGTGATCACATGGTGTACGCCCTGTGTGCATTGCTGGATGAGAGTGTGATGAACCGGGGAAGCACAGATGATGGTTATCTGACCTGGCGTCGTGATCCGTTGCAGGCGCATTTTTTTGGCACCCTGAATGCCGGTGAGGAGCTTTGGGAGCGCATCCGCAACCTGTTGAAAGAAACTGCTCCGGATCCTGCGGTGCTGACCTGTCTGTATCGTACCCTGCAACTGGGGTTTGTGGGCCAGTACCGCGCACAGGATGATGAGCGCCGCGAGGATGTGGTCAGGACGCTGGGAGAAAGAGTGCCCGCGTTTCAGCTCGCTCAGGAGGCATCGGTTATCGCGAGGGCATCACGCCTGCGCAGTGGCCGACGCGGGTACTGGTTATCCTGGATTGCCGGTGCTGCGGTGCTGGTGGTTCTGTGGTTCTTCCTTTCATCTTCCCTCACCGACCTGGTGAGCCAGATCGTCAGGCCGGAGTAA
- the tssK gene encoding type VI secretion system baseplate subunit TssK — MKIFRPLWEDGAALAPQQFQQQVRWGEHLTSTLAGMGVAHTWGLAVAEFDDAALALSRLNATRLVVCFQDGTLVDTDLADTLPPVCDLSSASGNDAVEVMVALPLLNAGGGNLDNGQDNERPRRWKMERVTVQELAGHESGELAILRHAITLRLSTQENTAYLTCPVARLVRNAQGQWSRDASFIPPMLAVSASPLLVKETADLLVRLQARRRRLMAMRRESNERMADFAVADVSLFWLLNALNSAEPVLTELLLTPSRHPELLYRELARLAGSLMTFSLEHDAADIPVYRHEAPEQVFPPLLTLLDKLLEASLPSRVVSIALEHADQIWKGSLHDARLREGADFYLSVRSSMPNHELQIKFPQLCKAGSFDDVSDVVNVALSGMVIKPLTHVPAAIPLRLENQYFSLDLSSDAAREMLEMGNCTFYTPRSLGEVKLELFAVLRT; from the coding sequence ATGAAAATTTTTCGCCCACTTTGGGAAGACGGCGCCGCGCTGGCCCCGCAACAGTTTCAGCAGCAGGTCCGTTGGGGAGAACATCTGACCAGTACGCTTGCCGGGATGGGGGTTGCACATACCTGGGGGCTTGCGGTCGCCGAGTTTGATGATGCGGCGCTTGCGCTGTCCCGCCTGAATGCAACTCGCCTGGTCGTGTGTTTTCAGGATGGCACGCTGGTCGATACCGATCTCGCCGATACCCTCCCGCCAGTCTGTGACCTGTCATCGGCATCAGGCAATGATGCCGTGGAGGTGATGGTGGCGCTCCCGCTGCTGAATGCCGGCGGGGGAAATCTGGATAATGGTCAGGACAACGAACGGCCACGGCGCTGGAAAATGGAGAGAGTGACCGTACAGGAGCTGGCGGGTCATGAAAGCGGTGAGCTTGCCATCCTGCGTCACGCCATCACACTGCGCCTGTCCACGCAGGAGAATACCGCTTATCTGACCTGTCCGGTTGCCCGTCTGGTACGTAATGCCCAGGGCCAGTGGAGCCGCGATGCATCATTTATTCCGCCGATGCTCGCAGTGTCTGCCAGCCCGCTTCTGGTCAAGGAAACCGCTGACCTGCTGGTTCGTTTGCAGGCCCGGCGGCGCCGTCTGATGGCGATGCGTCGTGAAAGCAATGAGCGGATGGCTGATTTTGCCGTCGCGGATGTGTCCCTTTTTTGGCTGCTTAACGCCCTGAACAGCGCCGAACCTGTGCTAACAGAACTGTTGCTGACACCTTCCCGACATCCGGAACTGCTGTACCGCGAACTGGCACGTCTTGCTGGCAGTCTGATGACGTTCTCACTGGAACATGATGCCGCTGATATTCCTGTTTACCGGCATGAAGCGCCGGAGCAGGTATTCCCGCCGTTGCTGACGCTGCTCGATAAGCTGCTGGAGGCCAGTCTGCCATCACGGGTGGTCAGCATTGCGCTCGAGCATGCCGATCAGATCTGGAAAGGCTCTCTGCACGATGCGCGTCTGCGCGAAGGGGCGGATTTCTATCTCTCAGTGCGTTCCTCCATGCCAAACCATGAGCTGCAAATTAAATTTCCTCAGCTCTGTAAGGCGGGCAGCTTTGACGATGTCTCAGACGTGGTGAACGTTGCGTTAAGTGGCATGGTCATTAAACCGCTGACCCATGTGCCTGCAGCGATCCCGTTGCGTCTGGAGAACCAGTATTTTTCACTGGATCTGAGTTCAGATGCCGCACGGGAGATGCTGGAAATGGGCAACTGTACGTTCTACACCCCACGTTCACTGGGAGAGGTGAAACTTGAACTCTTTGCGGTGCTGCGGACATGA
- the tssC gene encoding type VI secretion system contractile sheath large subunit, with the protein MLMSVKNENAAGGESVVLERPAAGGVYASLFKKINLNPVSELSALDIWQDAQAMSDATADERLTAGMQVFLECLTKSDSKVEKLDKTLIDHHIAELDYQISRQLDAVMHHEEFQAVESLWCGLKSLVDKTDFRQNVKIELLDLSKDDLRQDFEDAPEIIQSGLYQHTYTAEYDSPGGEPIAALISAYEFDASAQDVALLRNISKVSAAAHMPFIGSAGPKFFLKESMEDVAAIKDIGNYFDRAEYIKWKSFRETDDSRYIGLVMPRVLGRLPYGPDTVPVRSFNYVEEVKGPDHDKYLWTNASFAFAANMVRSFINNGWCVQIRGPQAGGAVQDLPIHLYDLGTGNQVKIPSEVMIPETREFEFANLGFIPLSYYKNRDFAAFFSANSTQKPAIYDTADATANSRINSRLPYIFLLSRIAHYLKLIQRENIGTTKDRRLLELELNTWVRGLVTEMTDPGDELQASHPLRDAKVIVEDIEDNPGFFRVKLYAVPHFQVEGMDVNLSLVSQMPKAKS; encoded by the coding sequence ATGTTGATGTCTGTAAAAAATGAGAATGCCGCGGGTGGCGAGAGTGTGGTGCTTGAACGTCCTGCAGCAGGTGGAGTTTACGCGTCCCTGTTTAAAAAAATCAATCTGAACCCGGTGTCTGAGCTGAGCGCACTGGATATCTGGCAGGACGCGCAGGCGATGTCAGATGCGACCGCTGATGAACGTTTAACTGCCGGGATGCAGGTATTTCTGGAATGCCTGACCAAATCGGATTCTAAAGTCGAAAAACTCGATAAGACGCTGATTGACCATCATATCGCTGAACTGGACTACCAGATTAGTCGCCAACTGGATGCGGTGATGCACCATGAGGAGTTTCAGGCGGTAGAGAGTTTGTGGTGTGGGCTGAAGTCGCTGGTTGATAAAACCGATTTCCGTCAGAACGTCAAAATCGAGTTGCTTGACCTGTCGAAGGACGACCTACGTCAGGATTTTGAAGACGCGCCGGAGATTATTCAGAGCGGATTATACCAGCATACGTACACGGCAGAATACGATTCTCCGGGTGGAGAGCCGATTGCCGCGCTCATTTCCGCTTACGAGTTTGATGCCTCTGCGCAGGATGTTGCCCTGCTGCGTAATATTTCAAAAGTGTCTGCCGCAGCGCACATGCCGTTTATCGGCTCAGCAGGCCCGAAATTCTTCCTGAAAGAGAGCATGGAGGATGTGGCGGCCATCAAAGATATCGGCAACTATTTCGATCGTGCTGAATATATCAAGTGGAAATCCTTCCGTGAAACGGACGACTCCCGTTATATCGGTCTGGTCATGCCGCGCGTACTGGGCCGCCTGCCGTATGGCCCGGACACCGTGCCGGTGCGCAGCTTCAACTATGTCGAAGAAGTTAAAGGCCCGGATCACGATAAATACCTGTGGACTAACGCGTCCTTTGCCTTTGCGGCCAATATGGTGCGCAGCTTCATCAACAACGGCTGGTGCGTACAAATCCGTGGCCCGCAGGCCGGCGGTGCCGTTCAGGACCTGCCTATCCATTTGTACGACCTCGGCACCGGTAATCAGGTGAAGATCCCGTCTGAGGTGATGATCCCCGAAACCCGCGAGTTTGAATTTGCCAATCTGGGCTTTATTCCACTGTCGTACTACAAGAATCGTGACTTTGCAGCGTTCTTCAGCGCTAACTCTACCCAGAAACCGGCGATTTACGACACCGCCGATGCCACTGCTAACAGCCGTATCAACTCACGTCTACCTTACATCTTCCTGCTGTCACGTATTGCCCATTACCTGAAGCTTATACAGCGTGAAAATATCGGGACCACTAAAGACCGTCGTTTGCTCGAGCTCGAGCTCAACACCTGGGTGCGCGGTCTGGTGACAGAAATGACCGATCCGGGCGATGAACTGCAGGCGTCACACCCGCTTCGCGATGCGAAAGTGATTGTGGAAGATATCGAAGACAACCCGGGCTTCTTCCGCGTGAAACTCTATGCCGTGCCGCACTTCCAGGTGGAAGGGATGGACGTCAACCTGTCACTGGTTTCCCAGATGCCGAAAGCCAAATCCTAA
- the tssB gene encoding type VI secretion system contractile sheath small subunit — protein sequence MSNSYQSEIPKARINLKLDLHTGGATKKTELPLKLMVAGNYSNGAEQRPVSEREPVSVNKNNFDAVLAEFSPSVNLSVENTLAGDGSADNINLTFQSMKDFSPEQVAASIPQLKAMLAMRNLLRDLKANLLDNQTFRKSLEHILLDSALSAELRAELSALAPKQP from the coding sequence ATGTCTAATTCTTATCAGTCCGAAATTCCCAAGGCCCGTATTAATCTAAAATTAGATCTACATACGGGGGGAGCTACCAAGAAAACCGAGCTTCCCCTGAAACTGATGGTGGCGGGCAATTACAGCAACGGGGCCGAACAGCGTCCTGTGTCAGAGCGTGAGCCAGTCAGCGTCAATAAAAATAATTTTGATGCAGTGTTAGCCGAATTTTCTCCCTCCGTAAACCTGTCCGTCGAAAATACCCTGGCCGGCGACGGCAGTGCAGACAATATCAATCTGACATTCCAGAGCATGAAAGATTTTTCGCCAGAACAAGTGGCGGCCAGCATACCGCAACTGAAGGCGATGCTCGCCATGCGTAACCTGCTCCGTGACCTCAAGGCCAACCTTCTGGACAACCAGACCTTCCGTAAATCGCTGGAACACATTTTGCTCGATTCGGCATTAAGCGCAGAACTCAGAGCCGAATTGTCAGCTCTGGCTCCTAAACAGCCATAA
- a CDS encoding methyl-accepting chemotaxis protein has product MPGIPVRLSGKLTLGGISMLLLITLIVWLAISLRGQPRVIEASNSLIQQTGENIVGQLNQQLTRIEGEVVSMARLAEVLPHQDDLFKSVLPQIIDSKGDKSIAGGGIWPEPNAFTEGVARRSFFWSRGASGSLDYSDGYNDANGAGYHNESWYTSSKEASRSKCSWSEVYQDPVSNVNMVTCSVPYTQGDKFAGVATFDVLLDNLSGFMVKNGNLTGGYAFALDQAGNVLYFPGSKDKTLKKFTALAAEQKWLEPVAKGIAAASTQPGSVTLNDVQDEYLHTAAQVTLFEMPDTGWVIGLVTPQARVTALASNIMQDIFVVLIPALLILLSGAWLFTRSMTARLESTRAALDEIANGDGDLTRRLDATGKDEISDIAVSFNQFVDKIAGVITSVQASGVNVAANASYLAEGNQALSAKIGDQAAALEQSAAAMEQLNATVQQNAENTRLADAFTEQTAQIARSSSEVMHKVIDTMATIKTSSSRVGEILSVIDGIAFQTNILALNAAVEAARAGEQGRGFAVVASEVRALAQRSANAAQEIKTLISQSDTTVLAGSKLVEGAGEQLESLVNDVLKVKQVVGEIRVAGDEQSKGIGEVTLAVSQMERSIQQNLLLVNQTAENTQALRAEASQLAKDISSFKVAAS; this is encoded by the coding sequence ATGCCGGGGATCCCAGTTCGTCTGTCAGGGAAATTGACGCTAGGTGGCATTTCGATGCTGCTGCTTATTACATTAATTGTCTGGCTCGCGATCTCTTTGCGTGGTCAACCCAGGGTTATCGAAGCCAGTAACAGCCTGATCCAGCAAACCGGGGAGAATATCGTCGGTCAGCTTAATCAACAACTTACACGTATTGAAGGGGAAGTGGTGAGCATGGCCCGCCTGGCCGAAGTGCTGCCTCATCAGGACGATCTGTTTAAAAGCGTGCTGCCGCAGATTATCGACAGCAAAGGTGACAAAAGTATTGCAGGCGGTGGCATCTGGCCGGAACCGAATGCCTTTACAGAGGGGGTGGCTCGCCGCAGCTTCTTCTGGTCACGCGGCGCCAGTGGTTCACTGGACTACTCTGATGGCTATAATGATGCCAACGGGGCGGGGTATCACAATGAAAGCTGGTATACCTCCAGTAAAGAGGCTTCCCGCAGCAAATGTAGCTGGTCAGAAGTTTACCAGGATCCTGTTTCTAACGTGAATATGGTGACCTGTAGCGTGCCTTATACCCAGGGTGACAAGTTTGCGGGCGTGGCCACCTTTGATGTTCTGCTGGATAACCTTTCCGGCTTTATGGTGAAGAATGGCAACCTGACCGGAGGTTACGCCTTTGCGCTGGACCAGGCTGGCAACGTGCTCTATTTCCCGGGCAGTAAAGATAAAACCCTGAAGAAATTCACCGCACTGGCGGCTGAGCAGAAGTGGCTTGAACCGGTGGCAAAGGGGATTGCTGCCGCCTCAACGCAGCCGGGGAGCGTCACGCTGAACGATGTGCAGGATGAGTATCTGCATACTGCTGCTCAGGTAACATTGTTCGAAATGCCGGATACTGGCTGGGTGATTGGCCTGGTCACACCGCAAGCCAGAGTAACCGCGCTGGCCAGTAATATCATGCAGGATATTTTTGTGGTACTGATCCCGGCACTGTTAATCCTGTTGTCAGGCGCCTGGCTCTTTACCCGAAGTATGACGGCGCGTCTGGAATCCACCCGTGCGGCGCTGGATGAGATAGCCAATGGCGATGGCGACCTGACCCGTCGACTGGATGCTACAGGCAAAGATGAGATCTCTGACATTGCAGTGTCGTTTAATCAGTTTGTCGACAAGATTGCCGGTGTTATCACCAGCGTTCAGGCCAGCGGCGTGAACGTCGCGGCTAACGCTTCCTACCTCGCGGAAGGCAATCAGGCATTGTCTGCAAAAATAGGCGATCAGGCTGCGGCGCTGGAACAGAGTGCCGCCGCTATGGAGCAGTTAAACGCCACCGTGCAGCAGAATGCGGAAAATACTCGCCTTGCCGATGCCTTTACCGAGCAGACGGCACAGATTGCCCGAAGCAGCAGTGAAGTAATGCATAAGGTGATTGATACCATGGCGACAATCAAAACCTCATCAAGCCGTGTGGGCGAGATCCTCAGCGTGATTGATGGTATCGCCTTCCAGACCAATATCCTTGCGCTTAACGCCGCAGTTGAAGCGGCAAGAGCGGGTGAGCAGGGACGCGGCTTCGCGGTGGTGGCTTCTGAAGTGCGGGCGCTGGCACAGCGCAGCGCCAATGCGGCCCAGGAGATCAAAACCCTGATTAGCCAGTCTGATACTACCGTTCTGGCCGGCAGCAAGCTGGTGGAAGGGGCGGGTGAACAGCTGGAAAGTCTGGTGAATGACGTGCTGAAAGTGAAGCAGGTTGTTGGTGAGATTCGGGTCGCCGGTGATGAGCAGAGTAAAGGCATTGGTGAAGTGACGCTGGCGGTTTCGCAGATGGAACGCAGTATTCAGCAAAACCTGTTGCTGGTAAACCAGACCGCTGAAAATACCCAGGCTCTGCGTGCGGAAGCTTCGCAGCTGGCTAAGGATATCTCTTCGTTCAAGGTGGCTGCTTCTTAA
- a CDS encoding SMP-30/gluconolactonase/LRE family protein, with translation MRYQVENVLSAQAELGECPVWSVSEQVLYFVDILAPALHRFNPQTGEHRVFPVAEHIGCYGLNAQGGFIAALRSGVCMLDNQGQIVERIAPNPGEAELSRFNDGRVDRHGRFWCGSLWEPQDRNGGLLCRVDEHLNLTVQADDIKISNGLAFSPDNRWMYQTDTPNGLLWRYPMDEQGEIGPREVLQRFVQEEGGLPDGAAVDSEGFYWAAMFDGSRIIRLDPSDGRIVDEIPLPVRWPTMVAFGGEDLKTLYITSSREDRTPEELAQYPQSGDLFAVRVEVAGIAEPLFQAVAGR, from the coding sequence ATGCGATATCAGGTTGAAAACGTACTGTCAGCTCAGGCAGAACTGGGAGAATGCCCGGTGTGGTCGGTCAGCGAACAGGTACTCTATTTTGTGGATATTCTCGCGCCAGCGCTGCACCGTTTTAATCCGCAAACGGGGGAACACCGTGTCTTTCCCGTAGCTGAACATATCGGTTGTTATGGCCTGAATGCTCAGGGCGGGTTTATCGCTGCACTGCGTAGCGGAGTCTGTATGCTGGACAATCAGGGGCAGATCGTTGAACGCATCGCACCGAATCCGGGCGAGGCCGAACTCAGCCGTTTCAATGACGGACGTGTGGACCGGCACGGCCGCTTCTGGTGTGGTTCCTTATGGGAGCCACAGGACCGCAACGGCGGACTGCTCTGCCGCGTTGATGAACATCTGAACCTTACCGTGCAGGCCGATGACATCAAGATTTCAAACGGCCTGGCGTTCTCGCCGGACAACCGCTGGATGTATCAGACCGACACCCCTAATGGCCTTCTCTGGCGCTATCCCATGGATGAACAGGGCGAAATCGGTCCCCGTGAAGTGCTGCAGAGGTTTGTACAGGAAGAGGGCGGGTTACCGGATGGCGCAGCGGTAGACAGTGAAGGGTTCTACTGGGCAGCCATGTTTGATGGTTCGCGAATTATTCGCCTCGATCCTTCTGACGGCCGGATAGTTGATGAAATCCCGCTACCGGTGCGCTGGCCGACGATGGTGGCTTTTGGCGGTGAAGATCTGAAAACACTTTATATCACCAGCTCACGCGAAGACCGCACGCCAGAGGAACTGGCGCAGTATCCGCAGTCAGGGGATCTCTTTGCAGTAAGAGTAGAGGTGGCGGGAATTGCCGAACCGCTGTTTCAGGCAGTCGCTGGCCGGTAA
- a CDS encoding universal stress protein gives MKTLLVAVDNSAIARKVISLAAEQARAQDADVVVLCCVDASYASTVGTYVIEAGEDPSDFGCALDEQNTAEGAVRQALAELHRAGVRSTGRVVAGESAETIVSQANDLQAAMIIMGRRHLSSFNRLLKGSVSAAVIERASCPVLVDVRID, from the coding sequence ATGAAAACGCTTTTAGTCGCTGTTGATAATTCAGCTATTGCCCGCAAAGTGATCTCGCTGGCGGCCGAACAGGCCCGCGCGCAGGATGCTGATGTGGTGGTGTTGTGTTGTGTCGATGCCAGTTACGCCAGCACGGTGGGGACTTACGTTATTGAAGCCGGGGAAGATCCCAGCGACTTTGGCTGCGCGCTGGATGAGCAAAATACCGCCGAAGGTGCTGTACGTCAGGCACTGGCGGAACTGCATCGCGCCGGAGTCCGTTCTACAGGGCGTGTGGTAGCCGGTGAGTCCGCTGAAACCATCGTCTCTCAGGCTAACGATCTGCAGGCGGCAATGATTATCATGGGTCGCCGCCATCTCTCTTCCTTTAACCGACTGTTAAAAGGTTCGGTCAGCGCTGCCGTTATTGAACGGGCCAGCTGTCCGGTACTGGTCGACGTCCGCATTGACTGA
- a CDS encoding IclR family transcriptional regulator, translated as MSDPTLREDERTGGIQVISRAAKILNALGDRPDGMSLGEIAQVVDLPRSTVQRIVAALDSVQLVRSPGAGGVRLGPALLRLIATLHTDVVAIAQPWLQALCDATGETVSLARASGVQLAIVHYVVADRELRVVPRIGLNLPLYSTSGGKALLALESDEMARALVGDAYEAMTDLTVKAFPELLERLKEIRRTGLSYDRGETLEGISTMAVAIDTILGRFSISLLVPSTRFQKHEALYRQEILKCKEALVDEIGKAALRD; from the coding sequence ATGTCTGACCCTACACTGCGTGAAGATGAGCGAACGGGTGGAATCCAGGTGATCTCACGTGCAGCAAAGATTTTGAATGCCCTGGGCGACAGGCCTGATGGCATGAGCCTGGGCGAAATTGCTCAGGTGGTCGATTTGCCCCGTTCGACGGTACAACGCATTGTCGCTGCTCTGGATTCGGTGCAGCTGGTGCGCAGCCCCGGAGCGGGCGGGGTGCGGTTGGGGCCAGCCTTACTGCGGCTGATTGCTACCCTGCATACCGATGTGGTGGCGATTGCTCAACCCTGGCTACAGGCGTTGTGCGATGCCACCGGCGAAACGGTCTCGCTGGCCCGTGCCAGCGGTGTACAGCTGGCCATCGTCCATTATGTTGTGGCAGATCGTGAGCTACGGGTGGTACCCCGCATCGGCCTGAATTTGCCGCTGTACAGCACATCCGGTGGCAAAGCGCTGCTGGCGCTTGAGAGTGATGAAATGGCCCGGGCGCTGGTAGGCGATGCCTATGAAGCGATGACCGATCTGACCGTAAAGGCGTTTCCTGAGCTGCTTGAACGATTAAAGGAGATCCGCCGTACCGGTCTCTCTTACGATCGCGGCGAAACGCTGGAAGGGATCTCCACCATGGCGGTGGCGATTGATACCATTCTGGGACGCTTTTCCATCAGCTTGCTGGTTCCTTCTACCCGTTTTCAGAAGCATGAGGCGCTCTACCGACAGGAGATCCTCAAATGCAAAGAAGCGCTGGTGGATGAGATAGGCAAAGCGGCCTTACGTGACTGA
- a CDS encoding HlyD family secretion protein, producing MSFTPAKRTLMLVVLLLILLGIAFFVWSAMGRHQARTDDAVVTADYTLVAPKVSGYIRTVNVSDNQLVKAGDTLAVIDDRDYRVALETAEANLQVSKAKLTSAEAQLDQQQASIAQSDAAVSASEATLNYAGQNAERYRRLLKTGTTTADEQQKTNASMREASAQLRQSQAAALSARKQVGILEASIKQAQADIAASTASVDQARLNLSYTIIKAPIAGSVGQRSVREGAWVAAGTRLLAVVPLHQTYVVANFLETQLANVKPGQGVTVEVDALPGVTLHGHVDSIAPATGSTFAAITADNATGNYTKVVQRLPVKIVLEPGQTDLARLRVGMSVVPEIETP from the coding sequence ATGAGCTTCACACCTGCAAAAAGAACGTTAATGTTAGTGGTGCTGTTATTGATCCTGCTGGGGATAGCCTTCTTTGTCTGGTCAGCGATGGGACGCCATCAGGCCCGCACGGATGATGCCGTGGTCACGGCAGACTACACGCTGGTTGCCCCTAAAGTGTCCGGCTATATTCGCACCGTGAACGTCAGTGATAACCAGCTGGTGAAAGCGGGTGACACGCTGGCTGTTATCGACGACCGTGATTACCGGGTTGCGCTGGAGACTGCCGAAGCCAATCTCCAGGTCAGCAAGGCCAAACTTACCAGTGCTGAAGCGCAGCTTGATCAACAGCAGGCCTCCATCGCGCAGTCTGATGCGGCAGTGAGTGCCAGCGAAGCCACCCTGAACTATGCCGGACAAAATGCTGAGCGTTATCGCCGCCTGCTGAAAACGGGCACCACCACTGCCGATGAACAGCAAAAAACCAACGCTTCCATGCGTGAAGCTTCTGCCCAGCTTCGTCAGAGCCAGGCCGCGGCCCTCTCCGCGCGTAAGCAGGTCGGGATCCTTGAGGCGAGCATCAAACAGGCGCAGGCCGATATTGCTGCTTCAACCGCCAGCGTGGATCAGGCGCGCCTGAATCTCTCTTACACCATTATTAAAGCGCCGATCGCTGGTTCAGTCGGGCAACGTTCAGTGCGTGAAGGCGCCTGGGTGGCTGCCGGAACTCGTCTGCTGGCTGTTGTGCCGTTACATCAAACCTATGTAGTGGCAAATTTCCTGGAGACGCAGCTGGCAAACGTGAAACCGGGTCAGGGTGTCACTGTGGAAGTGGATGCCTTACCCGGCGTGACGCTACACGGCCACGTGGACAGCATTGCCCCGGCAACCGGTTCAACATTTGCCGCCATTACCGCCGACAATGCCACGGGCAATTACACCAAAGTGGTGCAGCGTTTGCCGGTGAAAATTGTGCTTGAGCCAGGCCAGACCGATCTGGCTCGCCTGCGGGTGGGTATGTCGGTAGTGCCAGAGATAGAAACACCTTAA
- the ypdK gene encoding membrane protein YpdK has translation MKYALMGISFFMVLWIGTFYLML, from the coding sequence GTGAAATATGCTTTGATGGGAATCTCTTTTTTCATGGTCCTTTGGATTGGCACCTTCTATCTGATGCTGTAG
- the alaC gene encoding alanine transaminase, giving the protein MADISSARRFSRIERLPPYVFNITAELKMAARRRGEDIIDFSMGNPDGPTPPHIVEKLCAVAQRDDTHGYSTSRGIPRLRRAISRWYADRYQVEIDPESEAIVTIGSKEGLAHLMLATLDHGDTVLVPNPSYPIHIYGAVIAGAQVRSVPLVAGVDFFNELERAIRESYPKPKMMILGFPSNPTAQCVELDFFERVIALAKQYNILVIHDLAYADIVYDGWKAPSIMEVPGARDVAVEFFTLSKSYNMAGWRIGFMVGNKELVAALARIKSYHDYGTFTPLQVAAIAALEGDQQCVRDIAEQYKRRRDVLVKGLHEAGWMVDIPKASMYVWAKIPDHYAPMGSLEFAKHMLQEAKVCVSPGIGFGDYGDTHVRFALIENSDRIRQAVRGIKSMFRADGILPGSAKLNEEEV; this is encoded by the coding sequence ATGGCTGACATCAGCTCCGCACGTCGTTTTTCGCGCATTGAACGTCTTCCCCCGTACGTATTCAACATCACCGCCGAACTCAAAATGGCTGCACGCCGCCGTGGTGAAGATATTATTGATTTCAGCATGGGTAACCCGGACGGCCCGACACCGCCACATATTGTGGAAAAACTCTGTGCCGTGGCACAGCGTGATGACACGCACGGCTACTCCACCTCGCGCGGCATTCCACGCCTGCGTCGGGCAATTTCCCGCTGGTATGCCGACCGCTATCAGGTGGAGATCGATCCGGAATCCGAAGCCATCGTCACCATAGGTTCTAAAGAGGGGCTGGCGCACCTGATGCTGGCTACGCTGGATCATGGCGATACGGTGCTGGTGCCCAATCCCAGCTATCCGATTCATATTTACGGCGCGGTGATTGCCGGGGCGCAGGTCCGTTCTGTTCCGCTGGTTGCGGGTGTTGATTTCTTTAATGAGCTGGAGCGGGCGATCCGCGAAAGCTATCCCAAACCCAAGATGATGATCCTCGGCTTCCCCTCCAATCCTACAGCGCAGTGCGTGGAGCTGGACTTTTTCGAGCGGGTGATTGCGCTGGCGAAGCAGTACAACATCCTGGTTATCCACGATCTGGCCTATGCCGATATCGTTTATGACGGCTGGAAAGCCCCGTCAATTATGGAAGTGCCGGGCGCGCGCGATGTGGCGGTAGAGTTTTTCACCCTCTCTAAAAGCTACAATATGGCTGGCTGGCGCATCGGCTTTATGGTCGGGAATAAAGAGTTAGTAGCGGCACTGGCGCGAATCAAAAGCTATCACGATTACGGGACCTTTACGCCGTTGCAGGTGGCGGCCATCGCCGCGCTGGAAGGCGATCAGCAGTGCGTAAGGGATATTGCTGAGCAGTATAAACGTCGTCGTGATGTGCTGGTAAAAGGGCTGCATGAAGCGGGCTGGATGGTGGACATCCCTAAAGCCTCAATGTATGTCTGGGCCAAAATCCCGGACCACTATGCACCGATGGGGTCGCTGGAGTTTGCCAAACATATGCTGCAGGAAGCTAAGGTTTGTGTTTCTCCCGGCATCGGCTTTGGCGACTATGGTGATACGCATGTTCGCTTTGCGCTGATTGAGAACAGCGATCGTATTCGTCAGGCAGTCAGAGGGATTAAATCGATGTTCCGTGCGGACGGTATTTTGCCGGGGTCGGCTAAACTCAACGAAGAAGAAGTGTGA